CATCAGAGTCCAAGCCCCGCTGTTCTTGAGTTGAGAGAGTTGAGACAATCAATTAGAATCAATGCATCTGTTTGCCTACTAGACCAAAGGTGCTAGACGCTTCCATTCACTGCTCCCTAGTAGCAATATAGCAGCTTTAGTGCCTTGGACACACTGTTAGTGCCGTGGTAGATACCTAGAAGCTCCGCGCTGACAAAAACGTCACTTGTTTCCGACCGGCATCAAATCATGGCCGCGTTACACAAATACAACTAGCATCGGCTCGCTGCTCGATATTGCTCTTCGCCTATTCATCTACCTTGCTAGTAGGGCCTCTCTTgtcctttcctttccttctccaTTCCTATCTTCCtctatttctctcttcttatcTGCTTTTCTctactcttctcttcttcatcacttCGTGGCGACGATTCTCCCCCCAGAAAGCTGCCACCTTGTCACCGCAAGCCTGGGGCCATTTTCGCGTCATCTTGATTCCTCGACTGTGCCCACTCCGGGAGCCTGTTATCCATCGCACGccatttttattttctcctGATCGATCATAAACACGCGCACGCTGCGTGTCTGTCGCCACCTCCGTTGTATCTTGATGAGCGCTATCGCGGGGATTTATACTTGTTTCACTCTTTCATCTTTGCGGGCCCACGAACTCGGATATATACCCATCTCTCGCCGCCCCGGTCGCCTCTTTGACTAATACCAGCCGAGACATTATTACTACCTAGCGTCTCTTGTTGACCGACTACAAACGAAACGGATAAACTACAGCTTTATCTGCTCTACGACTTGGCTTTCTTCGGCCGTTGAGATTGACGCTGGTCGTTTGATTTTGGCTCGCTGTGCATTTCGCCTGGCCGAACTCGGCCCCTTGACTGCGTTGAACCGCAGGTTGCAGGGACAAGATGGACGGATCATCTCCAGACCACGCACACCGGCACCTCGATGCGAACGCTGGTCGTGAGGTTGTCTTTTGCCATGCCTGCTCCAGGGAATGGTACCGCGATGAGCGTGGGTTACTATGCCCCAGATGTGGTAGCGATATCACAGAAATCGTATgctgcctctctctcgccattTCCCTTCCTTGCATTGCTTGACCTTGACTGACCCAATCCATAGGTAAGCCCAGACAATGATCCTCGAGATTTgaatgacgacgacgattcGGAGCCGGAATCTCCCCCACTGCGTCATAGATTTCCACCCCGGGACCGTGACCACGACCACGACCACAACCACGACCATGATTCAGACCCAGACGAAGCTGATATTGAAGAACATCTTGGAGGACCGAACGGCTTTCATTTCCGCCGCAGCGTTAGGGGCCGCCCAGGAATGCAACACCATGATCCCAACGTCGACCCTGTGATTGAACGATTTCTCGGCATGATTCAGGATTTCCAGCCCCCGCGACGACCCAATGCCTACGAACAACGACCGGAGGAAGGCCGATTTGGAGGGCCGCATATCCATCGCGCTACATTCACGAATGGAAGTGGCAGTGCCTCTGTTACCATCTTTTCTGGCACTGGGACGGGACTCTTTGGACCGGGACCTCCTGGCCAGGAGCGCCACGGCGACCCATTCCAAACGTGAGTTAACCTGCTTGTCGTTTACATTAGATTAATGCTGTCTTGTTTCAGAAACTAATTGAAGCTGTGGTACGTTTTAGATTCTTCTCCAATGTCCTTCGGGATGTGTCACCTCCTGTAGGAGGCCGCGAGGCAGGAGGTCCTACTCCAGGATTTGCGAGAGGACTCCAAGAGATTTTAAACCTGTTTAACCCGGCGCATGCGATTGCCGGAGATGCCGTTTATTCACAAGAAGCTCTGGATCAGATCATTACAAACCTCATGGAAGCGCATCCACAATCGAATGCTGCACCGCCAGCGTCAACCGAGGCACTTGCCAACCTGGATCGAAAGCCCGTAGATGCCTCCATGTTGGAAGGTGAATCAAAAATTGAATGCACCATTTGTATAGACGATATGAAGGTGGGTGACCCGGCTGCATTTCTGCCTTGTAAGCACTGGTTCCATGAAGAATGCGTCACTCTCTGGCTCAAAGAACACAACACTTGTCCGGTTTGTCGAGCATCCATTGAGAAGCCCGAGGACAGAAGCGGCCCCAACAGGCATGCAAGTCCACCCCCAATCTCCACCCAGTCTAGCGATTCGGATGATCTATATGGGAGCGGGCTGCACCGTACCGAGCCGCTTCCAATTCCCGGAGCAGGGCCCTCTCGTCCTCCAaaccagagccagagccggcTTAATGAAGCCATGCGTGGCCTCTCATCacaacaagagcagcaagaccGTGAGAGCATGAGACGTATCTGGGGCATTTCTGGAGGCGGTTCTGGGGATCGCGCCGAACGGGAGCAAGAGCGCGATCAGcgggaaagggagagagaccGCATCTGGGGCGCCCCGTCTGCCTACGATACTTGGCGTGCGCAACGGCGAAACTCGCGAAACTCGCTTTCCCCTACGAGCCCTAGATTATCTTCGTTTGCGGATTATAGAGTGCGCCCGAGACAAACGAGTCCGCCACAGAGCAGCCGTCGTGAGAGAGAGAACTCCAGCGCCAACACCAATGCCAACCCTAGCCAACAAACTAGTTCCGGACCCTTTAGTTGGCTGAGGGATAGGTTCACGGGAGGAGGCTCCCGAGATGAGTCTAACCGTGAAGAGCGTTGATTTCGCTCGGTACCAGAGTTAGATCCGGCCCATCATTTCCGCGAGAGGTCAACAGTTATCCATTGCCTATAGGTAGGCAAGGTTAGTTTTCCGTGAAGCAGCCggatgaatgaatgatgGATGCTATAAACCCGGCGGGACGTCTGGAAACCAGGCATGACGGAAATTGATCTGATAGGCTGCTCTAGTTGTTgaaagagggaggaggaggggagaagtAAGAACACGAAACAAAACATGACCAATCAGGCATTATACATTTGGGTTTCAACCGCACTTAGGTTAGCGGTGCATATCGAAATAACGACATAACGATAGAAGGCTttactgtacatgtacacacaAGTGGAGATTTGCTGCATGCTCGCGCGATGAAGTTGCAACTGCCTGAAGCTTGTTTCTATTCTAGGCAGATTTGGCAAAGGGAAGGCCCTTTGAGACTTAAgtcattttgttttcttcttggttgCGTTGGCTGTGATTGACGATGAATAACCAATAGTAGTTGCAGAAACTGGCTCTGGAGGTACGGACCAGCTCtgaagccattgccgccCGGCTGGTATGCGGATAGTACctatttatattatagtattgCGGGTGTGAAGGCTCTTGTTCGAGCTGCAACCTGGATGGCTGCAGCTAAGTTGCTTGTAGTAAACTGATGACATGCATGTAGGTATGTAATACTATAGACTACCCTCCATGCCGTATGCGAGCTTCGTATATTCGTATGTGTGCATATAGACGACACTAGGGAAGCAGCTAAGCAGCATGCAGAGAATTCAGCCAATGACTGACCAAAATCTCACCTCTGAAGAGGGCTGCAAAAGTGGCGATGAGAGACTCGCTGAAGATTTTCAAGATGGCATGTTTTGAGCGTTTACTTTGACTGATTTAGTTTTACAAGGGGAGGTTTACAAAGGGGGGGCAAACGGGATTCGGCAGTGGAGAGGCTACGGTATTCTGTTGGGCAGGGGTTTTACAAAATCCTCCTCTGTAGCCTGGGTCGGCATTTGGGCGGCCGCTAGCTGATTGCTGGCAAGTATTCGTAGTTTAATCAATGCTATTATGGTAACTACCTCATGTAAGCAGAGAATATCCTGTCTGGTTTTATAAAGAACTGGCAAACGTGGAACGCAAATACGCCGTATTATTCCCTGCTCAGATACGGAGAATACGCAGGGTCGATTGATTGACATCTGAGAGCGGCCCCACCGGCGACTTGAGCCGAGGCGCCGAGGCTTAAAGCAGGAAGTTCAGAACTCAGCAAAAATAGGAATGTGACGCACggagagacggagacggagacggagcgTCGGAGTTGGTTGGGAACGGGAATGAatgttggcgatggaatTTGGGCGAATTCTATTGATGGTATTATTTTCATGTTGGGTTAATATTACTATTTGCTTTGCTATGAGGGGCTTGGAAGGGGGTGCAGCTACGGTGGTGTTGTGGCACTTGGGGCGGATGAATTGATGCATTGATTCGCATCCTTAGCGGGCTTATACTATCCATACCTACTATTCTTGGATGTAACAGCGAGTGCTGGGAGTTGCTGAGACGCTGCAGAAAGTTACATAAGTTGCTTTCCCTGCTAGGAAAGTCTGGATGACAGCGTCGGCCGACATTGAACTTTTGCCCGGGCGAGTGGATTTTTGTGAGAAGCGGCATTGCAAGCGTCCAAGTCCGTGCTTGTTCGGCCGAGTTGCTGTTTCACGACTGTTGTGTATGGAGCCCTTTTTTCTTAACGAACGGATAAAGGGGGGGCCTTCGGAGATTCCAAAATGTCCTACCTCTTTTTAAATCGTTCTATCTCTCGTATGACGATACgaatggaaaaaagaagacagctAAAAGGCGTCCAGCAACGGCAGCTCTACCGTAATCGGGAACCAGAGCCCGATCCCCCACCGTTCGTCCAGGTCGCAAATCACGTCTGGCAGCTCCACCACGATGCCGCTAGAAGACCCCACTGACGGGATTGCCGTTGGATTtacggagatggagattgggTAAGAGAGAGCAAGGGGTGGGTAAAGTTTGCATAGTAGGAGCTGGGAGCTGAGGTTTTAGGTGCCGGGGAGATAGCCAAAGGGAGACAGAGAGAGTGAATGAGAcaaaagagacagaagagatCGGGACCGGCATTCGGGGGAGGACCCTGGCCGAACTAAATCAATCCGTGCTACTGTACGTCTTACACGATTTCGGACTCTGCTAGGGGCCCCGAATGGCCACGGAGCCCATGGACAGAGAGGAAAAGTGGCGGATCAGGATGAggctgatggtgatggatgatgccaTGTTGCATTTCGTCTGAAACGACGGCCAAAGCGACTTGCTCTGTGTAGCTCGAGGCCATAATCTCGCAGATAAATAACACGAATATTTCCTCACTCCTCCTCACTCCTCCAAAACAAGTCAAGACACCCTTTTTTGAATAAagaggaaaaacaaaagacctctctctcctcgtcCCACCATTCGATCATCGCCCCTCCATCCCCTTTTGACAAGCTCCATCACAGCCCGCCGTTTTAGCTGCCTTGTCTTTAGCTACATACCTTAGCAGCGCTTTGGGCATTTAAACTTCAAGCTTGGGCCTTGTTGTTctcctcattcttctttctcctctcttctgctCAGTTTGACATTACGTCAAATTGGAATTGAAGTCTttattctttgttttttattctttAGATCTTCGGAATCGACACGACAATGGCCGATTCTGTTCCTATTCCTGAGCCTCCTGGGTTGCCCTTTTTGGGTAATTTGGGCGAGTTCACGGCGAACCCGATTGAGGACATTGTTCGCCTGTCGAATACATATGGTAAGACGAGACTGAATCTTCCATATACGTGTATATGCCGACACACTGGATGACTATCTCCTTGCTGTATCTATCGCCATCTATCACTTTGGTGTCTACCTGTACCCTTTCCTATCAGCATGTATCTCCTATACCTGCTCCGCCTATCTGCTATCGATATCCACTATCAATGTCTCAACCGTACCTTGCCTTATGCTACCAATAACAACGCTTTgtaacatcatcatcatcacagagGAATCTTTATTAACCCGCCTTAACAGGAGAAATCTACAGACTTCATATGGGCAGCCGTCCCGTTGTCTTCATTAGCACTCAGGCCCTTGTCAACGAAGTCTGCGATGAGAAGCGCTTTCAAAAGTCTTTGAGCTCCGTTCTCCGAGTATGTCCAATCAATTCTCCTGGCTAAATAAGCTGTGTTGTGTTGGGTAGCGTTTTGAATCACTCAGAGTAGCATGTGCTGACTTTCATTGTCTATCTAGGTTGTGCGTGAGGGCGTCCACGATGGGTTATTCACCGCACACTCTGATGAGCCCAACTGGGGAAAGGCTCATCGTGTCCTGGTTCCGGCCTTTGGACCTCTCCCCATCCGCGACATGTTTGATGAGATGCATGACATCAGCTCACAGCTGGCCCTGAAACTGGCTCGTCACGGCCCTCACAAGCCCATTCATGTATCGGATGAATTCACAAAGCTGGCGCTAGACACCATCGCGCTGTGCTCTATGGATTATCGCTTCAACTCTTActacaaggacaagatgcATCCCTTCGTCCAGGCCATGGGTGACTTCCTTGCAGAGTGCGGTAGACGAAACAGAAGACCCGGCTTTGCCCCCAACTTCCTGTACCGCGCCGCCAACGAGAAGTTCTACAACGACATTGCCATTCTGAGAGACACAGCCAATGCCGTTGTGGAGGCTCGAAGAAAGAATCCCAGTGATCGAAAGGACCTGCTCGGCGCCATGTTGAATGGCGTGGACCCCCAGAccggcgagaagctgagcgACGCCAACATCACGGATCAACTCATTACGTTTTTGATTGCTGGCCATGAGACAACATCGGGTACGCTGTCGTTTGCCTTTTACCACCTCTTGAAGAACCCATCCGCCTATCGAAAGGTCCAAGAAGAGGCCGATGCGGTCCTTGGCCGTGGACCCGCCAAAGTCGAGCATGTTTCCAAGCTCGTTTATATCCAAGCAGTGCGTATCTTCTATCCTTATCCCCCTCTTTCCCATCCTATTCCCGCGTTTCTTTCTTGTGAACACCCAGAGTACTTACAGTAGGCGATACAGGTCCTGAGAGAGACTCTACGTCTTAGTGCCGCGATCCCGGCCTTCTCTGTTGAAGCTCTCGAAGATACCCTTATTGGAGGCAAATACCTCGTCCACAAGGGCGAACCAATCACCTGCGTTCTCGCCAAATCACACCTTGATCCTGTAGTCTATGGTGACGACGCGAATGAGTTCAAACCAGAGCGCATGCTCGATGATGAGTTTGCTCGGCTCAACAGAGAATTCCCTAACTGCTGGAAGCCttttggcaatggcaagcgAGGTTGCATCGGAAGAGGCTTCGCCTGGAACGAGgccgtcatcgccatggcTATTCTTTTCCAaaacttcaacttcagccTCGACGATCCCAACTACCAGTTGGAAATTGCTTCATCCTTGACTATCAAGCCAAAGGATTTCTTCATGCGAGCCACCCTTAGGGATGGAATGACTCCTACAGAGCTTGAGCAGAGGCTGGCTGGAAAAGGCGTCGTAGAGGAGCATCATCCAGATAAGAAGGCGGCCAGTGCAGCGAGCAGCAAGGGACCCCAGAATCCCTTGGCTGTTTACTACGGTTCCAACAGCGGCACTTGCGAGGCCTTGGCCCAAAGAGTGGCAACTGatgcagccagccatggcttcaagGTCACTGACCTTGCTCCTCTTGACTCTGCCAACCAGAACCTTCCCAAGGACCGCCCAGTCATCATTGTCACGGCCTCGTATGAGGGACTTGCGCCATCCAATGCGGCCCACTTTGTAAGCTGGATTGAAAACCTCAAGGGCAACGAGTTGGAAGGGGTGTCATATGCTGTCTTTGGCTGTGGCCACCACGACTGGGTCCAGACGTTTCACCGCATTCCCAAGCTCGTGGATTCGACCCTGGCGGAGCATGGCGCTACTCGCCTTATTCCGCTAGCTACTACCGATGCTGCTGATCGTGACATGTTTAGTGATTTTGAAACTTGGGAGGACGAATCCCTCTGGCCTGCTTTGAAGGAAAAGTATGGTGCCGCGGCAGCCTCTACCGATGGCTCAGCTGGTGGCTTGATTGTCGATGTGTCGCTTCCTCGCAAGTCGACGCTGCGCCAAGATGTCGAGGAGGCCCTCGTCACCAGCACCAAAACTCTGACTACCAGCGGATCTACCAAGAACCACATCGAGGTCCGCCTGCCTACGGGCATGACATACCGATCAGGCGATTATCTGGCTGTCCTGCCCTTCAACCCGAAGGATACGGTAGCCCGAGTCTTCCGTCGCTTCCAGCTTTCTTGGGATGCCGTCTTGACCATTCACTCGGACCAGCCGACTGCCCTCCCCACGGATACCCCTGTTTCTGCAAACGACTTGTTGAGAGCATATGTTGAGCTAAGTCAGCCAGCAACCAAGAGGGTGAGTACAGATGATACACCCGGAGTGACTGAGTTGAAAATTTGTGCTAATACTTTCTTAATAGAACATTTCTGTCATGGTTGAAGCTACTCAGGAtgaggagctcaaggctcagattgagaagctggctggGGACGACTACCAACAGGAGATTAGTGCTAAACGTGTTTCTGTCCTCGATTTGTTGGAGAGATTCCCCTCTCTTGAATTACCCCTGGACACATACCTAGCCATGCTTCCACCCATGCGTGTCCGCCAGTAGTAAGTTCAAACGAATCCATATCATGTCGATGTATTGCCTAACGTGCTTTACAGCtccatttcctcctctcctctggCAGATCCCTCCAAACTCACCCTTACCTACTCCGTTCTCGAACAGCCAGCGCTGTCCGGCCAGGGTTCTCACTTCGGAGTGGCCACGCACTTCTTGGCCTCTCTTGCCCCTGGTGAGAGACTGCATGTTGCCGTCCGCCAATCCAAAGCCTTCCACCTCCCAACCGATGCCGAAAACACTCCCCTGATCTTCGTCGGCACGGGCTCCGGCTTGGCTCCTTTCAGAGGCTTTGTCCAGGAGCGCGCTGCCATGATTGCCGCGGGCCGCAAGCTTGCGCCAGCCTTGCTCTTCTACGGATGCCGCTCGCCCGATATGGATGATCTGTATGCCGAAGAATTCGAGCGATGGGAGAAGCTTGGCGCCGTCGAGATGCGCAAGGCTTACTCGCGCGCCTCGGACAAGTCGTTTGGCTGCAAGTATGTCCAGCACCGAATGTCGCACGACCGCGAAGACCTGTTCAAGCTGTGGGATCAAGGCGCCAAGGTCCTCGTCTGCGGCAGTCGCGATGTTGGaaaggccgtcgaggctGTTTGCGTCGAGCTTGTTcaggagaaggccaaggctgacgGAAAGGaggtggatgaggagaaggccCAAGCTTGGTGGGACAAGCAGCGCAATGAGAGATATGTCACGGATGTGTTTGACTAAAAAAGAGTCATACCAATTTTGGTATCTGAATTTTGGGTTGCCTGTGCTTTGATGAGCATGGCATTAAATGTAGCGATGTCTTTGAGGATGGTGTGTTGATACAAGTCTGATATCAAGCGGTCAGCTTTATTTCATTGgcaaggaaagaaaagaacgaaAGAAAAATTGTGTAGCTATCTAACACCCAAAATCTATTAAACATGAAAAAATCATATTTCAGTTCTTCAAGTGTCATCTCAACCCTCACGTGGAAGCTAGCTGGCGTATTTCGGCCACTTGATAACTAGAAATGATCCCTATTATCCTCATTTCACGTCTCTCAAGACGTTGAGTCCGGCCATCAGTGAATACCACCATCAGCATCTATCTGCATTTACCCGGTCCATCTCACGCTCTGTTACACACTCCTATTCATTCGCACATCTCCATGCAGTCAAAAAACTCCTCGCCAATCgtgtcatcatcgtcacctTCGCCACTTTCGccctcgtccttgtcctcaTAGTTTTCAAAACTACGCAGAGCAATTCCATCCGGCAGTATCGGCATTCTGCCACGGATGTGATCCGCCGTCAACTCCATACCGGGCTTCCAGGAGGCACCGATCCTCTGGATGTTTTCTTCCGTCCAATGAACACCCAAATGTGGTTCTTTCAACACTAATTGCGCCAAGGCAGAATAAAACTCTCCCTCCCTGATGAAGGGTTTGTCGTCAAAGAGCTCCCACTCAACTCCCTTTCGCGGATAGAGATTTACCCACTGCCCTAGACATACCCTTAGAATTTCATAGGCGCAGATAGTCCGGAGCCGCCCCTGGATCTCGCTTAGGATTCGAGTTCCAGCTGCCAAAATGCTGGCTTGCTCAGCCATTAGGCAAGACTCTTGGTATGAATCAAAGGTTCCTCTGCAGATGAGAATGTCCCAAAAGAATTTGCCTGCGGATCCCGAACGGCTGATGGCTTGAAAAAGTGCAGTTGCGGTTTCTGGCAGCTCCAAGACAATGCCGTATGAGCAACAGGTGTAATGATTGGTTCCAACTGTGTCCAGTGCCATGGATGTAACCAAACATTCTACATTGGATGTTGGGTCTGTGAAGAGTGCCAGTGCTTCATCTTTCTGTTCTTGCGTGTGCTGCCTGCGAATGTGCAGTGTTTTGACTCCTACATGAACAAGTAACGCACACACAACAGCCTGTGTCAGAGTATGACTGCAGTAAACCAGaagccgcttcttcttctgcttcagccTCATTGCTTTTCTAGCGACGTATGCCATCTTGGGAGACCTGAAGCAGATACTTGTCATCATCTCGTAACCCACTAGTGGCATGGTAAATGTGCTATCTGGGCGAGTGTGATAGAAGTACCACTGAAGGCCGCCACTACGATCGTGCCGTAGAGCTGCATTTCTTCCAGCCATCCCAGATAGCTTCTCATCAAACTCCGCAATGAGCTGGATGTTTCGCACGTTGGCCTTGGATAAGATGGTAAAATCGACATGCGTGGACGCCAAGGTGAGAATCTTCTGTGCTTCATTGCTAAGGCGAGTAGGCGGCGGCTTTCCAATACGGCCTCGGTTCGCATGCAGCGGTGCTGCGTCTTGCTTCTTGGGCATCTGACCGTACATATGCTCCATGATGAAGTTGTACATGGTAGTAGGCGTGTTGCCCTCGTATAATCCCATCTCAATTGTCCGAACATGAACTTGTGGGGTTGAGCTTCCAACATGAGTCTCCGATCGATCTTGTATATCGGTGTTTGTCAACAGTTGGATCGCCAGCATCTGAAGTGTTCTTCGCATGGTTTTAGATGTTGAATCAGCATCCCGCTTATTGTCGACATCCAACACTGTACGGGCGATACCAGTTTCCGTGACGGCGTTCAACTGATGAATACACCCCAATCCGCGGAATTCAGCTTCCAAGTAGCCATCGTATTGAATCCCAGCGCTAGAAAAGAGCCATTCCATCACGGTTGCATTGTTTTCTTGCAAAGGGCGAAACAAGAACCCGTTTGGTCTTTTTTTAATATCTTCCTCGATATCGATGCTGGGACCAAACATCTGGAGGATTTCTGAGACTCGCTCACAAATGCGCCATGAGATGGCTTGATTTGATGGATTGCTAGCTGGATAAAATCCAAGCACCCGATTGATGTCGTGTAAGTCGGCCATCTCGCCCAAGCCTACGCCAGAGTATTGGGTAACACTTGGGCACATATTCGACAGCTCAAAACGCTTATCATCGATCATCCGGCGTGCGTACAGGCGTACGAACTCGACTTCAGGGTCTGAATCATAGCCGAACCATTGTGCTGCTCTCAATGGCCAGAAATTGCGTGCCCGGGGTACTTTACTTTTCCTTCGTCGAAATCTAAAATGATCAATAACACAGAGCGCCACT
This genomic stretch from Trichoderma breve strain T069 chromosome 1, whole genome shotgun sequence harbors:
- a CDS encoding cytochrome p450 domain-containing protein, giving the protein MADSVPIPEPPGLPFLGNLGEFTANPIEDIVRLSNTYGEIYRLHMGSRPVVFISTQALVNEVCDEKRFQKSLSSVLRVVREGVHDGLFTAHSDEPNWGKAHRVLVPAFGPLPIRDMFDEMHDISSQLALKLARHGPHKPIHVSDEFTKLALDTIALCSMDYRFNSYYKDKMHPFVQAMGDFLAECGRRNRRPGFAPNFLYRAANEKFYNDIAILRDTANAVVEARRKNPSDRKDLLGAMLNGVDPQTGEKLSDANITDQLITFLIAGHETTSGTLSFAFYHLLKNPSAYRKVQEEADAVLGRGPAKVEHVSKLVYIQAVLRETLRLSAAIPAFSVEALEDTLIGGKYLVHKGEPITCVLAKSHLDPVVYGDDANEFKPERMLDDEFARLNREFPNCWKPFGNGKRGCIGRGFAWNEAVIAMAILFQNFNFSLDDPNYQLEIASSLTIKPKDFFMRATLRDGMTPTELEQRLAGKGVVEEHHPDKKAASAASSKGPQNPLAVYYGSNSGTCEALAQRVATDAASHGFKVTDLAPLDSANQNLPKDRPVIIVTASYEGLAPSNAAHFVSWIENLKGNELEGVSYAVFGCGHHDWVQTFHRIPKLVDSTLAEHGATRLIPLATTDAADRDMFSDFETWEDESLWPALKEKYGAAAASTDGSAGGLIVDVSLPRKSTLRQDVEEALVTSTKTLTTSGSTKNHIEVRLPTGMTYRSGDYLAVLPFNPKDTVARVFRRFQLSWDAVLTIHSDQPTALPTDTPVSANDLLRAYVELSQPATKRNISVMVEATQDEELKAQIEKLAGDDYQQEISAKRVSVLDLLERFPSLELPLDTYLAMLPPMRVRQYSISSSPLADPSKLTLTYSVLEQPALSGQGSHFGVATHFLASLAPGERLHVAVRQSKAFHLPTDAENTPLIFVGTGSGLAPFRGFVQERAAMIAAGRKLAPALLFYGCRSPDMDDLYAEEFERWEKLGAVEMRKAYSRASDKSFGCKYVQHRMSHDREDLFKLWDQGAKVLVCGSRDVGKAVEAVCVELVQEKAKADGKEVDEEKAQAWWDKQRNERYVTDVFD
- a CDS encoding ring finger domain-containing protein translates to MDGSSPDHAHRHLDANAGREVVFCHACSREWYRDERGLLCPRCGSDITEIVSPDNDPRDLNDDDDSEPESPPLRHRFPPRDRDHDHDHNHDHDSDPDEADIEEHLGGPNGFHFRRSVRGRPGMQHHDPNVDPVIERFLGMIQDFQPPRRPNAYEQRPEEGRFGGPHIHRATFTNGSGSASVTIFSGTGTGLFGPGPPGQERHGDPFQTFFSNVLRDVSPPVGGREAGGPTPGFARGLQEILNLFNPAHAIAGDAVYSQEALDQIITNLMEAHPQSNAAPPASTEALANLDRKPVDASMLEGESKIECTICIDDMKVGDPAAFLPCKHWFHEECVTLWLKEHNTCPVCRASIEKPEDRSGPNRHASPPPISTQSSDSDDLYGSGLHRTEPLPIPGAGPSRPPNQSQSRLNEAMRGLSSQQEQQDRESMRRIWGISGGGSGDRAEREQERDQRERERDRIWGAPSAYDTWRAQRRNSRNSLSPTSPRLSSFADYRVRPRQTSPPQSSRRERENSSANTNANPSQQTSSGPFSWLRDRFTGGGSRDESNREER